In Devosia beringensis, a single window of DNA contains:
- a CDS encoding flagellin N-terminal helical domain-containing protein: MSDISLSKAVRSNLLALQGTADMMATAQNRLSTGNKVNSALDNPSNWFTAKGLTNRSSDLNALMDSMANGIQTLKAADNGLSAMTKTLESMQSTLRQARQDKSFQTTSLGIDAAATGNLTIAGGSVGSTAISTNVQKAVVTGNGGFAAAGGRTQAAGAFSFTQVGVNNGNANTVNFAKGDTAADVAKKINEKMALTLGGSVVKAEVENGQLKLTNSSNTTFGVFTGGELVGLSAQTAATATAETRVGTATVGSGITFTGGDIVIGGKTVTLTAGSAADTATTNSTRAAQEINDGLQSQGETGFYASVAGNTVTITRADGEAFTVSGAGAATTSGLSIPTAATQAGVAPKALVAAPPTKNMSKTADELVESINANTALVGRVRASNDNGKLRLENQSTQKLDIIGASAGNINGSTVARTEVAGNSVRAGLASQFNELRDQLDKLADDASFNGINLMRGDNLTITFNETGTSSIDIRTKNGQTINASNLGVPTQLEEKQLDSDANIDSLLMDMKSALDDVRSQASTFGSNLSIVQNRQDFTKAMISTLETGAGNLTLADMNEEAANLLALQTRQQLSSNSLSLASQADQSILQLLR, encoded by the coding sequence ATGTCAGATATCTCACTCTCAAAGGCCGTCCGGTCGAACCTTCTTGCGCTGCAGGGCACGGCCGACATGATGGCGACCGCCCAGAATCGCCTCTCCACCGGCAACAAGGTCAACTCGGCTCTTGATAATCCGAGCAACTGGTTCACCGCCAAGGGGCTGACCAACCGGTCGAGTGATCTCAATGCGCTCATGGATTCCATGGCCAATGGCATCCAGACCCTCAAGGCCGCGGACAATGGCCTCAGCGCCATGACCAAGACACTGGAATCGATGCAATCCACGCTGCGCCAGGCGCGCCAGGACAAATCGTTCCAGACCACCTCGCTCGGTATTGATGCGGCCGCCACCGGCAACTTGACGATTGCAGGCGGCTCGGTCGGCAGCACAGCCATCTCCACCAATGTGCAAAAAGCAGTGGTTACCGGCAATGGAGGCTTTGCAGCTGCCGGGGGCAGGACTCAGGCCGCAGGCGCATTCAGCTTTACCCAAGTCGGCGTGAACAATGGCAATGCCAATACCGTAAACTTCGCCAAGGGTGACACCGCCGCAGACGTTGCCAAGAAGATCAATGAGAAGATGGCACTGACCCTTGGCGGCTCAGTGGTAAAGGCCGAAGTAGAAAACGGCCAATTGAAGCTGACCAATTCGAGCAACACGACCTTCGGCGTCTTCACCGGTGGCGAACTTGTGGGCCTCTCCGCTCAGACTGCTGCCACTGCCACGGCTGAAACCCGCGTCGGCACGGCCACCGTAGGGTCTGGCATAACCTTTACCGGTGGCGACATCGTCATCGGCGGCAAGACCGTGACCCTGACAGCCGGTAGCGCTGCTGACACGGCAACCACCAACTCCACGCGGGCCGCCCAGGAAATCAATGATGGCCTGCAGTCTCAGGGTGAGACCGGCTTCTATGCCTCGGTTGCGGGCAATACCGTGACGATCACCCGTGCGGACGGCGAAGCATTCACGGTTTCAGGCGCCGGTGCAGCCACCACCAGCGGCTTGAGCATTCCCACTGCCGCCACCCAGGCCGGCGTAGCCCCAAAAGCACTGGTCGCTGCCCCACCCACCAAGAATATGTCCAAGACCGCCGACGAACTGGTCGAAAGCATTAACGCCAACACCGCGCTAGTCGGCCGTGTCCGTGCGTCCAACGACAATGGCAAGCTCCGCCTTGAGAACCAGTCGACCCAGAAGCTGGACATCATTGGCGCATCTGCGGGCAACATTAACGGTTCGACCGTTGCCCGCACTGAAGTTGCAGGCAATTCCGTGCGTGCCGGCCTGGCCAGCCAGTTCAATGAGCTGCGCGATCAGCTCGACAAGCTGGCGGATGACGCGTCCTTCAACGGCATCAACCTGATGCGCGGCGATAATCTGACCATCACCTTCAACGAGACCGGCACCTCGTCGATCGACATCCGCACCAAGAACGGTCAGACCATCAACGCCTCCAATCTGGGCGTGCCGACCCAGCTTGAGGAAAAGCAGCTCGACAGCGACGCTAACATCGACTCCCTGCTCATGGACATGAAGTCAGCCCTCGACGATGTCCGCTCGCAGGCATCGACCTTCGGCTCCAATCTGTCGATCGTGCAGAACCGCCAGGATTTTACCAAGGCGATGATCAGTACTCTTGAGACCGGCGCCGGCAACCTGACCCTGGCCGACATGAACGAAGAAGCCGCCAACCTGCTGGCCCTGCAGACCCGCCAGCAGCTGTCGTCCAACTCGCTCTCGCTGGCCAGCCAGGCCGACCAGTCCATCCTGCAGCTGCTCCGTTAA
- the flaF gene encoding flagellar biosynthesis regulator FlaF has product MHQQGAHAYQQTTKAVENPRERESALLMKAAAGIQRVKDEWATGSREELKIALTFNRKLWTIFMSSVTKEDSLLPQEIRQNIANLGLFILNETREILLEAAPEPQRLDILVRLNRQIATGLRGA; this is encoded by the coding sequence ATGCACCAGCAGGGCGCCCACGCTTACCAGCAGACGACCAAGGCAGTTGAGAACCCCCGCGAGCGTGAATCCGCCCTGTTGATGAAGGCTGCGGCCGGCATCCAGCGCGTCAAGGACGAGTGGGCGACAGGGTCGCGCGAGGAACTCAAGATCGCCCTGACCTTCAATCGCAAGCTGTGGACCATCTTCATGTCTTCCGTGACCAAGGAAGACAGCCTCCTGCCCCAGGAAATTCGCCAGAACATCGCCAATCTGGGCCTGTTCATTCTCAACGAGACCCGTGAAATCCTGCTTGAAGCGGCACCCGAGCCGCAGCGCCTCGACATTCTGGTGCGGCTGAACCGCCAGATCGCCACCGGCCTGCGCGGCGCCTGA
- the flgK gene encoding flagellar hook-associated protein FlgK, giving the protein MGLTTSLTNAVSGLKVNQDSLALVSRNISNSGTPGYHKQSLNVVDYNSQSSSYARSVGANRAFNTSLQTYYNRQVSDTANSTVQANYLNRVQGFLGKPGSTGSLDTIFSDLQNSLQAIATSPDDYTSRSNAVASAQTMAETLNRLSSTIQGMRQETEGQIASDVHNMNGMLNSLSEVNKRMLDLGMTDSARSALLDQRDRLVGSVAELIDVRADYRGDGTVALMTRSGVGLLDNGVSTFSFESAGSLSANSVFDPNSAETKVGKLTLTTPSGLTIDLVTQGVLQGGQLGGLVALRDKTLVEAQEQLDEIASGLALAFSTVKNPGVAASDGVVPPATGFDIDLSVLKPGNDVLFTYTEGGVSKQVRVVNSIDPVDYKDASGQRVIGIDLSGNSTAAAAALSAKLPGLAITSTGAGNLRILDDGATGNTDVKSAVARSTSTGLQGAGLAFNLFVDQGNAVYTNDLDGDPPQKQGFAARISVNSAIVANNKLMVQHEVGGTLGDADRANYIIDQLASMSFTSGGNPAANADKFQLTGKLSEVIGQVIGFQGASINAALTKADDRQLTLDTISDQMQTEYGVNLDEEMARLMELQNAYSANARVISVVKELLDALLASV; this is encoded by the coding sequence ATGGGTCTGACGACATCCCTTACCAATGCTGTGTCTGGTCTGAAGGTCAATCAGGACTCGCTGGCGCTGGTCAGCCGCAACATCTCCAATTCGGGGACGCCGGGCTACCACAAGCAGTCACTCAATGTCGTCGACTATAATTCCCAATCGAGCAGCTATGCGCGCAGCGTGGGGGCCAACCGGGCATTCAATACGAGCCTGCAGACCTATTACAACCGGCAGGTGTCCGACACGGCCAATTCCACCGTGCAGGCCAACTATCTCAACCGCGTCCAGGGATTTCTGGGCAAGCCCGGTTCAACCGGATCGTTGGACACGATCTTCAGTGACCTGCAGAACTCACTGCAGGCCATTGCCACCAGCCCCGATGACTACACGTCGCGCTCCAATGCCGTGGCGTCGGCCCAGACCATGGCCGAGACGCTGAACCGGCTGTCCAGCACCATCCAGGGCATGCGTCAGGAGACCGAAGGTCAGATCGCCTCCGACGTCCACAACATGAACGGCATGCTGAACTCCCTTTCGGAGGTCAACAAGCGCATGCTTGACTTGGGCATGACCGACAGTGCCCGTTCTGCGCTGCTGGATCAGCGCGATCGGCTGGTGGGTTCGGTGGCAGAACTCATCGATGTCAGGGCTGACTATCGTGGCGACGGCACCGTGGCGCTGATGACCCGTTCGGGCGTGGGCCTGCTGGACAATGGCGTATCGACCTTCAGCTTTGAAAGCGCCGGCAGCCTGTCGGCCAATTCGGTGTTTGATCCGAACTCTGCCGAGACCAAGGTTGGCAAGCTGACACTTACCACACCGTCGGGGCTGACGATCGACCTGGTGACCCAGGGCGTGCTGCAGGGCGGGCAGTTGGGCGGCCTGGTTGCCCTGCGTGACAAGACCCTTGTGGAGGCGCAAGAACAGCTCGACGAAATCGCCTCCGGCCTGGCGCTGGCCTTTTCGACCGTCAAGAATCCAGGTGTTGCGGCGAGCGACGGCGTCGTTCCACCAGCGACCGGCTTCGACATCGATCTGTCCGTGCTCAAGCCCGGCAATGACGTGCTGTTCACCTATACCGAGGGTGGCGTCAGCAAGCAGGTTCGTGTGGTCAATTCGATTGACCCGGTTGATTACAAGGATGCCTCGGGCCAGCGGGTGATCGGCATCGACCTGTCGGGCAATTCTACCGCGGCCGCGGCGGCGTTGAGCGCCAAGTTGCCGGGTCTGGCCATTACCAGCACGGGGGCGGGCAATCTGCGCATCCTTGATGATGGCGCGACGGGCAATACCGACGTCAAGAGCGCCGTGGCGCGCTCGACCTCGACCGGGCTGCAGGGCGCCGGGCTGGCATTCAACCTGTTCGTGGACCAGGGCAATGCGGTTTATACCAATGACCTGGATGGCGACCCACCGCAGAAGCAGGGCTTCGCCGCCCGTATCTCGGTCAATAGTGCCATTGTTGCCAATAACAAGCTGATGGTTCAGCACGAGGTTGGCGGCACGCTGGGCGATGCCGACCGGGCCAATTACATCATCGACCAACTCGCCAGCATGAGCTTTACCTCAGGGGGCAATCCAGCCGCCAATGCCGACAAGTTCCAGCTGACCGGCAAGCTCAGCGAAGTGATCGGTCAGGTCATCGGTTTCCAGGGTGCCAGCATCAACGCGGCTTTGACCAAGGCCGATGACCGGCAGCTGACGCTCGACACCATCTCCGACCAGATGCAGACCGAGTATGGCGTCAACCTCGACGAGGAAATGGCCCGGCTGATGGAACTGCAGAATGCCTATTCGGCCAATGCCCGGGTTATCTCGGTGGTCAAGGAACTGCTCGATGCCCTGCTGGCCTCAGTTTGA
- a CDS encoding rod-binding protein: MDILNANRPDSSLTPRQIAKVRQQAEEFEGVFLNTLTKQLFSSIKTDESVMGGGFGEDTWRSMQAEQIADTMAQNGGLGIAEQLLPDLLAMQEAANNQNNIMPTTGAYK, translated from the coding sequence ATGGATATCCTCAACGCCAACCGCCCCGACTCCAGCCTCACCCCGCGGCAGATCGCCAAGGTCCGCCAGCAGGCCGAGGAATTCGAGGGCGTCTTCCTCAATACCCTCACCAAGCAGCTCTTCTCCTCCATCAAGACCGATGAGTCCGTCATGGGCGGCGGCTTTGGCGAGGATACCTGGCGCTCGATGCAGGCCGAACAGATCGCCGACACCATGGCGCAGAATGGCGGCCTGGGCATTGCCGAACAATTGCTGCCCGACCTGCTCGCCATGCAGGAAGCGGCCAATAACCAGAACAATATCATGCCGACGACCGGAGCCTATAAATGA
- a CDS encoding flagellar protein FlgN, producing MTAAARLAALDNLPANELCQMAESALAALVNVMNQETTLLRAGHLRQASVLTPDKARLAQDYVSFARSVQRQTERLKREAPQAIDRLRHGHEALATQMAENLRVLATARTVTEDILTDVARMVGQQDKAKAYGRAGTITADPANSARGIAVNRAL from the coding sequence ATGACCGCTGCAGCCCGCCTCGCCGCCCTCGACAATCTGCCAGCCAACGAGCTGTGCCAGATGGCCGAATCCGCCCTGGCCGCCCTGGTCAATGTCATGAACCAGGAAACTACCCTGCTGCGCGCCGGTCACCTGCGCCAAGCCAGTGTACTCACGCCCGACAAGGCGCGGTTGGCGCAGGACTATGTCAGCTTCGCCCGCTCCGTGCAGCGCCAGACCGAACGGCTCAAGCGCGAAGCCCCCCAGGCCATCGATCGCCTGCGGCACGGACACGAGGCCCTAGCCACGCAGATGGCCGAGAACCTGCGCGTCCTTGCCACCGCCCGCACCGTCACCGAGGACATCCTGACCGATGTGGCGCGCATGGTCGGCCAGCAGGACAAGGCAAAGGCTTATGGTCGCGCCGGCACGATAACAGCAGACCCAGCCAATTCTGCGCGGGGAATTGCAGTCAACCGCGCCCTTTGA
- a CDS encoding flagellin N-terminal helical domain-containing protein — protein sequence MADISLSKAVRANLNSLTSTASMMAETQNRLSTGNKVNSALDNPSNWFTAKGLNNRAGDLNQLLDGMANGIQTLKAADNGLSAMTKTLESMQSTLRQARQDKSFQTTSLSIDAAASGNLTISGGSVGEAAVSTQVQKAVAVGNGGFAAAGGKTQAAGTLSFTQTGVNNGNANSIAFAKGDTATDVAKKINDKMALTLGGSVVKAEVENGQLKLTNSSNTTFGTLTGGELIGLSAQTAANATAETRVGANAVAAAAAFTGGDIVIGGKTVTLTAGTASDTAATNSARAAQEINEGLQAQGETGFYASVATNIVTITRADGQAFTVTGAGAAATSGLDIPTAATQAGVLAKSAVTAPVTKNVSKTADELVASINSNASLAGKVLASNDNGKLRIENQSTQKLNISGASGGNVTGATSAKSEVAGNSVRAGLADQFNELRDQLDKLSDDASFNGINLLRGDKLAITFNETGTSSIDIQAKEGKTVNSANLGVSTTIEAKDLDSDANIDAQLGKLKTALNDVRSQASSFGSNLSIVQGRQDFTNSMISTLQDGAGNLTLADMNSEAANLLALQTRQSLASNSLSLASQQDQSVLQLIR from the coding sequence ATGGCTGATATCTCCCTCTCGAAAGCCGTTCGCGCCAACCTTAACTCGCTGACATCGACTGCCTCGATGATGGCTGAGACGCAGAACCGCCTCTCCACCGGCAACAAGGTCAACTCGGCTCTCGACAATCCGAGCAACTGGTTCACTGCCAAGGGCCTCAACAACCGCGCTGGCGATCTGAACCAGCTCCTCGACGGCATGGCTAACGGCATCCAGACCCTCAAGGCTGCGGACAATGGCCTCTCGGCCATGACCAAGACCCTTGAATCGATGCAGTCGACCCTGCGTCAGGCCCGCCAGGACAAGTCGTTCCAGACCACCTCGCTGAGCATCGATGCAGCCGCTTCGGGCAACCTGACCATTTCGGGCGGTTCGGTCGGCGAGGCAGCCGTTTCAACCCAGGTTCAGAAGGCAGTTGCCGTTGGCAATGGCGGCTTTGCAGCTGCCGGTGGCAAGACCCAGGCAGCCGGCACGCTGAGCTTCACCCAGACCGGCGTGAACAACGGCAACGCCAACAGCATCGCCTTTGCTAAGGGTGACACTGCCACTGACGTCGCCAAGAAGATCAATGACAAGATGGCACTGACCCTCGGCGGTTCCGTGGTGAAGGCTGAAGTTGAAAATGGCCAGCTGAAGCTGACCAATTCCAGCAACACGACCTTTGGCACGCTCACGGGCGGCGAACTCATCGGCCTTTCCGCTCAGACGGCTGCCAATGCGACGGCAGAAACACGTGTCGGCGCCAACGCTGTTGCCGCTGCAGCAGCGTTTACCGGCGGCGACATCGTCATCGGCGGCAAGACCGTTACTCTGACCGCTGGTACTGCTTCCGATACCGCCGCAACGAACTCTGCCCGCGCTGCTCAGGAAATCAATGAAGGCCTGCAGGCCCAGGGCGAAACCGGCTTCTATGCATCGGTGGCCACCAATATCGTGACCATCACCCGTGCCGACGGTCAGGCCTTCACCGTTACCGGTGCCGGCGCCGCTGCCACCAGCGGTCTCGACATTCCAACCGCCGCTACACAGGCCGGCGTCTTGGCGAAGTCGGCCGTAACCGCTCCTGTTACCAAGAATGTCTCCAAGACAGCTGACGAACTGGTCGCAAGCATCAACAGCAATGCATCGCTGGCCGGCAAGGTTCTTGCCTCCAACGACAATGGCAAGCTGCGCATCGAAAACCAGTCGACCCAGAAGCTGAACATTAGCGGCGCTTCCGGCGGCAACGTGACGGGCGCCACCAGCGCCAAGAGCGAAGTTGCTGGCAACTCCGTGCGTGCCGGCCTGGCCGACCAGTTCAACGAACTGCGCGATCAGCTCGACAAGCTGTCGGACGATGCCTCCTTCAACGGTATCAACCTGCTGCGCGGCGACAAGCTGGCCATCACGTTCAACGAAACCGGGACGTCCTCGATCGACATCCAGGCCAAGGAAGGCAAGACTGTCAACTCCGCCAACCTCGGTGTCTCCACGACCATCGAAGCCAAGGATCTTGACAGCGATGCCAACATCGATGCCCAGCTGGGCAAGCTGAAGACCGCCCTCAACGACGTGCGGTCGCAGGCTTCGAGCTTTGGTTCGAATCTCTCGATCGTGCAGGGCCGTCAGGACTTCACCAACTCGATGATCAGCACCCTCCAGGATGGCGCTGGCAACCTGACCCTGGCTGACATGAACTCGGAAGCCGCCAATCTGCTGGCGCTTCAGACCCGTCAGTCGCTGGCCTCCAACTCGCTCTCGCTGGCTAGCCAGCAGGACCAGTCGGTTCTCCAGCTGATCCGTTAA
- the flbT gene encoding flagellar biosynthesis repressor FlbT: protein MALKVELKPGERLLVGNCIITNSDQRTRLFIDGKSPILREKDILTPAKANSPAKRIYLAVQLMYIDDDIGTTQETYFGLINEFLAAVPSAAEIVNEINNEILTGALYKALKAAHRLIEYEQDLLKHAPAGRPRLPADDQGS from the coding sequence ATGGCGCTCAAGGTTGAACTCAAGCCCGGCGAGAGGCTGCTGGTGGGCAATTGCATCATCACCAATTCCGACCAGCGCACGCGGCTGTTTATCGACGGCAAATCGCCCATCTTGCGCGAGAAGGATATCCTGACCCCGGCCAAGGCGAACTCCCCCGCCAAGCGCATCTATCTGGCCGTGCAGCTGATGTATATCGACGACGATATCGGCACGACGCAGGAAACCTATTTCGGGCTGATCAACGAGTTTCTGGCCGCGGTCCCGTCAGCCGCTGAAATAGTCAATGAAATCAATAACGAGATATTAACCGGGGCCCTCTACAAAGCTCTGAAGGCCGCGCATCGGCTGATTGAGTATGAACAGGATCTCTTGAAACATGCACCAGCAGGGCGCCCACGCTTACCAGCAGACGACCAAGGCAGTTGA
- a CDS encoding flagellar basal body P-ring protein FlgI, which yields MTRTLMPRLILAALYTAMALIPNVPAQAAAARIKDIVSFEGVRDNQLVGYGLVVGLNGTGDSLNNAPFTKQSLQSMLERLGVNTAGENVRTANVAAVMVTANLPAFGTQGTRLDVSVAALGDSDSLQGGTLLVTPLLAADGEVYAIAQGPVLINGFSAGGDAASIVSGVPTTGRIASGALIEREIDFHLGAQTSLRLALRNPDLTTARRIAMAVNDFIGAPTATPEDPATVRVTIPPGFNGNIVDLLTDIEQLMVETDQTAKIVIDENSGIIVMGKDVRVSSVAVAQSNLTVTIAENPTVVQPNPLTNGQTAVEPNTQINANLSETALAVVDESVTLQQLVDGLNALGISPRDLIAILQAIKATGALQAEIEVI from the coding sequence ATGACCAGAACATTGATGCCAAGATTGATCCTGGCGGCGCTCTATACGGCCATGGCGCTGATCCCGAACGTCCCGGCCCAGGCCGCCGCCGCCCGTATCAAGGACATTGTCAGCTTCGAAGGCGTGCGCGATAACCAGTTGGTCGGCTACGGTCTCGTCGTCGGTCTTAACGGCACCGGCGACAGTCTCAACAATGCGCCCTTCACCAAGCAATCCCTGCAATCCATGCTGGAGCGCCTCGGCGTCAACACCGCCGGCGAGAATGTCCGCACCGCCAATGTCGCCGCCGTCATGGTCACCGCCAACCTGCCGGCCTTCGGCACACAGGGCACCCGCCTTGATGTGTCTGTGGCCGCTTTGGGCGACAGCGACAGCCTGCAGGGCGGCACCCTGCTGGTCACCCCCCTGCTGGCGGCCGACGGCGAGGTTTACGCCATTGCCCAGGGGCCGGTGCTGATCAACGGCTTCAGCGCCGGCGGCGATGCCGCCAGCATCGTCTCTGGTGTCCCCACCACCGGCCGCATCGCCTCAGGCGCCCTGATCGAGCGCGAGATCGACTTTCACCTGGGCGCCCAGACCTCGCTGCGCCTGGCTTTGCGCAACCCGGACCTGACCACGGCGCGCCGCATTGCTATGGCCGTCAACGACTTCATCGGCGCCCCCACCGCCACGCCGGAGGATCCGGCCACCGTGCGCGTGACCATTCCGCCTGGCTTCAACGGCAACATTGTCGACCTGCTGACCGATATCGAGCAGTTGATGGTGGAAACCGATCAGACAGCCAAGATCGTCATCGACGAGAATTCCGGCATCATCGTCATGGGCAAGGATGTGCGTGTTTCGAGCGTCGCCGTCGCCCAGTCCAACCTGACCGTCACCATTGCGGAAAACCCGACAGTGGTGCAGCCGAACCCGTTGACCAATGGCCAGACCGCCGTTGAGCCCAATACCCAGATCAATGCCAACCTCTCGGAAACGGCGCTCGCCGTCGTCGATGAGTCCGTCACGCTGCAGCAGCTAGTGGATGGCCTCAACGCCCTGGGCATTTCGCCGCGTGACCTGATCGCCATCCTGCAGGCCATCAAGGCTACCGGCGCCTTGCAGGCCGAAATCGAGGTGATCTGA